DNA from Salinispora arenicola:
CGCAGCGCCGGCGGAGAGTCCCTGGATGATCCGGGCGATCACCAGCGCGGTGATACCGCCGGCCGTGGCGAAGACCAGCATCGCGACGCCCTGGCCTGCGAGCGCCGCCAGCAGGACCGGTCGCCGGCCAACATGATCGGAGACCCGGCCGAGCACGAGGAGCGCCGCCAGGACGGCCACGGCGTACCCGCTGAAGATGATCGTCGTGGTCAGCGCGGAGAATCCCCACCTGGACGCATACAGGTCGTACAGCGGTGTCGGCGCGCTGGAGGCGGCCAGGAACGACACGATGATCGAGGCGAGGAAGCCGAGTGCGACGCCCGGTGGCACCCGTAGGCGACGGCGTACCGGCTCGGCAGCGCCGACAGCCGGTGGGACGGTGGTGGTCATGGCGGACTCCTCCAGCCCACGGCGGTCGGGCCGGCGCGGCGCGGATGCCGCCGGTCGGACATGATGCGCTACGGGCACGGCGAATCTAGAAAAAGGGATGGAAAGGGTGAACGAGGGTGGGTGCGCACCGCTGGCCGGGCCGACGACCCGGCCCGGATGACGCGGGGTTCAGTCGAGGATCAGCGCAGCAGACTGGGGACGAGCGCATCGGCGGCACGTCCCAACAGGCGCCGGCTGTCCGGGGCCGTTTCCAGGCCGGACACCAGAGCGATGCAGATCTCGGCTGCCGAGTCGGCGTCCGCTGCGCCTGCCTCGGTGAACAGGTCGACCAGCAGCTTGCGCAGCTCCGTGGTGAACTCGGTGCAGATCGCACCGAACAGGCGGGCCTTGCTGTCCATCAGCTCGGCGGTGTGCGGCGAGTCGCCGATCAGCTGCAGTGACAGTTCGAGCTTGGCGGCCAGGACGCCCCGGATGCGCTGGGCATAGGGGGCGTCCTGGCTGGCGGCCTGCTGGGCGCTGGTCAGCGCCCGGGCGTGTAGGCGCCCGGCGAGTTGCCGGAACGCGTCGTCCTTGCCGCGAACGTACTGGTAAACGGCGGACCGGGACACGCCCATCGCGGCGGCGATGTCGTCCATCGTCGTCCGCCGTACGCCGTACCTGGTCAGGCAGGTGTACGTGGCGTCGAGGACGTCGGAGAGCCGGTCACTGTCCATGTCAGGCCAGTTTACGCAGCAGCTCTGTGGCGACCTGCGCGGAGGACGCCGGGTTCTGCCCGGTGACCAGGTTGCCGTCGACGATCACGTGCGGCGCCCACGCCTCACCCTCCTGGAACTGGGTACCGATTTCGACCAGGCGGTCCTGGAGCAGCCACTTGGCCTTGTCGGCCAGCCCGGCCTGGGCCTCCTCCTCGTTGGTGAAGCCGGTCACTCGACGCCCGGCGAAGACGTTGGCGCCGTCGGCCCGCACCGCGGCGAGCATCGCCGCGGGCCCGTGGCAGACGATGCCGAGCGGCTTGGCGCCTTGCATGGCGGTCACCAGCAGCTGACCGGAGTTCTGGTCGACCGCCAGGTCCTCCATCGGCCCGTGACCCCCCGGGTAGTAGACCGCCTGGTACTCGTCGAGGTTGACGTCCTCCAGGCGAATCGGCTTATGTAGACCTTCGATGCCCTCGACAGCCTTGACCATGCGAGCGGCCCCCTCCTGCCCACCGGTGAATTCGGGCAGCAGGCTCCGCTGGTCCACCTGTGGTACGGCTCCGCCCGGGGTGGCGATGACGACGTCGTGACCCGCACTGGTGAACGTCTCGTGCGGGACCACGACTTCCTCAGCCCAGTAACCGGTGGGATGCATGGTGCCGTCGGCGAGCTCCCAGTGGTCGACGCCGGACACCACGAACAGGATCTTTGACATTGATCGAATCCTCCAAACCCGCAAGCCCATCAGCTTGCCTCGATAGCCACCATACAACCTGACGTTCTGTATGCAAAATGACAGTACGACGAGGTAGGTCACACCCGCTCCGCGACGCTGCCGCCAGCAGCCGGGCGCCGGGTAACTCCGGGCGGACGATCACCCGGCTGCCTATCCTTGGCGACGACATGCAGAACGAAGCCGCCTCCACCCCGTCCAACGCCACCCGCGAGCTGCACCGCCGGCTACGCCCGTTGATGCTCCGTGACCAGCACCGCCTCCGACGACGGCTGGACAGTGCACGGCGGATACCCGACCCGCAACGCCGGGAAACAGCCCTGGCCGAAATCACCACCGACGTGGTCCGGGCCGAGGCACGGCTGGCGCGGCGGCAGGCAGCCGTGCCGACGATCACCTACCCGACCCTGCTCCCGGTCAGCGACCGCCGGGAGGACATCGCCGCGGCGATCCGCGAGCACCAGGTGGTGATCGTCGCCGGCGAGACCGGCTCCGGCAAGACCACCCAGCTACCCAAGATCTGCCTTGACCAGGGCCGCGGCGTCCACGGGCTGATCGGGCACACCCAGCCGCGTCGGCTCGCCGCACGGACGGTCGCCGACCGGATCGCCCAAGAACTCGGCACCGAACTGGGCGACGTGGTCGGCTACCAGGTGCGCTTCGCCGACCAGGTCAGTGACCGAAGCCTGGTCAAGCTGATGACCGACGGCATCCTGCTCGCGGAGTTGCAGACCGACCGGATGCTGCGGCAGTACGACACGATCATCGTCGACGAGGCACACGAACGCAGCCTGAACATCGACTTCATCCTCGGTTACCTGCGGCAGCTCCTCCCCCGCCGGCCCGACCTCAAGGTCGTCATCACCTCGGCCACCATCGAAACCGATCGGTTCGCGCGACACTTCGCGGACGCCGAAGGCACACCGGCACCAGTTGTCGAGGTCTCCGGGCGGACCTACCCGGTCGAGGTACGGTACCGGCCGCTGGTCGAGGCGGGCGAGGACGAGGACGACACCGACGAGGAGCATGTCCGCGACCAGATCCAGGCCATCGGGGACGCGGTGCAGGAACTGGCTGCCGAAGGGCCCGGCGACATCCTGGTCTTCCTGTCCGGCGAACGGGAGATCCGCGACACCGCGGACGCGCTCGGCAAGCTGGTGCCGCACCGGCCGGCGCTGCGGAACACCGAGATCCTGCCGCTGTACGCCCGCCTGAGCACCGCCGAGCAACACCGCGTCTTCGCCCCACACAGCGGCCGACGGATCGTGCTGGCCACCAACGTCGCGGAGACGTCGCTCACGGTGCCGGGCATCCGATACGTGGTGGACCCCGGCACGGCACGCATCTCCCGCTACTCGAACCGACTCAAGGTGCAGCGGCTGCCCATCGAGCCGATCTCCCAGGCATCAGCCAACCAGCGCACGGGACGGTGCGGGCGCACCTCGGACGGCATCTGCATCCGCCTCTACGACGAGCCGGACTTCCAGTCCCGATCCGAGTTCACCGACCCGGAGATCCTGCGCACCAACCTCGCGTCGGTCATCCTCCAGATGACCGCGATCGGGCTCGGCGACGTCGCCGCGTTCCCGTTCATCGACCCACCGGACCGGCGCAACATCACCGACGGCGTCAACCTGCTGCACGAACTGGGCGCGCTGAACCCGACCGAGCCCGATCCGGCGAAGCGACTCACCCCGCTCGGCCGGCGACTCGCCCAACTGCCGGTCGATCCACGGCTGGCCCGAATGGTGCTCGAGGGCGAGCGCAACGGCTGCGCCACCGAGGTGGTCGTGATCGCCGCGGCCCTGTCGATCCAGGACCCGCGGGAACGGCCGGTCGACAAGCAGGCCCAGGCCGACCAGGCACATGCCCGGTTCGCCGACCAGGAGTCGGATTTCGTGGCGTACCTCAACCTGTGGCGATACCTGCGTGAGCAGCAGCGAGCCCGGTCGTCCAGCGGGTTCCGACGGATGTGCCGGTCGGAGTATCTGAACTACCTGCGGGTGCGCGAGTGGCAGGACATCGTGAGCCAGCTCCGGCAGGCGCTGCGTACCCCGGAGCGGAACCGGCCGCGGGGCGGCCCGACGGCCGACGGCAACGGGCGACGCGGTGGTGGGGCGGACCTGCCGGAGGAGATCGACACCACGAAGGTGCACCAGTCCCTGCTGGCCGGCCTGCTCTCCCATGTCGGGCTGAAGGACACGCAGCGGAACGAGTATCTGGGTGCCCGCGGGGCCAGGTTCGCCCTGTTCCCCGGCTCCGCCCTGGCGAAGAAGCCGCCGCGCTGGGTGATGGCCGCTGAGCTGGTGGAGACCACCCGGCTGTGGGGCCGGGTGAACGGTCGGATCGAACCGGAATGGGTCGAGCCGATCGCCCAGCACCTGGTGAAACGCAGCTACAGTGAGCCGCACTGGGAGAAGCGGCAGGCGGCGGTCATGGCGTACGAGAAGGTGACGCTGTACGGCGTCCCGATCGTCACCTCTCGCAAGGTCAATTTCGGTCGGATCGATCCGGTGACAAGCCGCGAGCTGTTCGTCCGGCACGCGCTGGTCGAGGGCGACTGGCAGACCCACCACCAGTTCTGGCGGGACAACCAGCGGTTGCTCCACGAGGTGACCGAGTTGGAGAACCGGGTCCGGCGGCGGGACATCCTGGTCGACGACGAGACGATCTTCCAGTTCTACGACGAGCGGATACCCGCCGACGTCGTGTCCGGGCGACACTTCGACGCCTGGTGGAAGCGGGAGCGCCGGCAGCGACCAGACCTGCTGACCTTCACCCGGGAGCTCCTGGTCAACGCCGGCCGCGACGGCGTGGACGGGGTCGGCTACCCGGACGAGTGGCGAGCCGACGGGGTACGGCTGCCGCTGACGTACCGCTTCGATCCCGGCACGGCGACCGACGGCGTGACCGTGGATATCCCGCTGCCGCTACTCAACCAGGTTCCGGCGGAGAGCTTCGAGTGGCAGGTGCCGGGGCTCCGCGAGGAACTGGTGGTCGCGCTGATCCGCTCGTTACCCAAGGCGGTCCGGCGCAACTTCGTCCCGGTGCCCGACTACGCCCGGGCCGTGCTCGCCGAGCTGTCCGCGGGCGAGGAGGACCTGCTGGACGCGCTCACCCGGCAGCTGCGCCGGATGACCGGTGTGAGCGTCCCCCGGGACGCCTGGGATGTCGCGAAGCTGCCGCCGCACCTGCGAGTCACCTTCCGGGTGCTCGGCGAGGATGACCGCCCGGTCGCCGAGAGCAAGGATCTGCCGGCGTTGCGCCGGCAGCTCACGGCGGAGGTACGTCAGGTGGTGGCCGCCGCCGCGCCGGACGTGGCCCGCACCGGGCTGACCGAATGGGAGATCGGCACCCTGCCCCGCACGATCGAGCAGGTCCGGGCCGGGTACGCGGTCACCGCGTACCCGGCGCTGGTGGACGAGGGTGCCACCGTCGGGGTGCGGGTTTTCGACTCCCCCGCCGAGCAGGAGACCGCGCACTGGGCGGGCACCCGACGCCTACTTCGACTGAACGCGCCGTCCCCGGCGAAGTTTCTCCAGGGACGGCTGTCCAACGAGGCGAAGCTGGCGCTCAGCCGTAACCCGCACGGTGGCGTACCGGCACTGATCGAGGACGCGGCCGGCGCGGCGATCGACAAGCTGACCGTCGACGCGGGCGGACCGGCGTGGGACGCCGACGGTTTCGCCGCTCTGCGCA
Protein-coding regions in this window:
- a CDS encoding TetR/AcrR family transcriptional regulator; this translates as MDSDRLSDVLDATYTCLTRYGVRRTTMDDIAAAMGVSRSAVYQYVRGKDDAFRQLAGRLHARALTSAQQAASQDAPYAQRIRGVLAAKLELSLQLIGDSPHTAELMDSKARLFGAICTEFTTELRKLLVDLFTEAGAADADSAAEICIALVSGLETAPDSRRLLGRAADALVPSLLR
- a CDS encoding type 1 glutamine amidotransferase domain-containing protein; translated protein: MSKILFVVSGVDHWELADGTMHPTGYWAEEVVVPHETFTSAGHDVVIATPGGAVPQVDQRSLLPEFTGGQEGAARMVKAVEGIEGLHKPIRLEDVNLDEYQAVYYPGGHGPMEDLAVDQNSGQLLVTAMQGAKPLGIVCHGPAAMLAAVRADGANVFAGRRVTGFTNEEEAQAGLADKAKWLLQDRLVEIGTQFQEGEAWAPHVIVDGNLVTGQNPASSAQVATELLRKLA
- the hrpA gene encoding ATP-dependent RNA helicase HrpA, with the translated sequence MQNEAASTPSNATRELHRRLRPLMLRDQHRLRRRLDSARRIPDPQRRETALAEITTDVVRAEARLARRQAAVPTITYPTLLPVSDRREDIAAAIREHQVVIVAGETGSGKTTQLPKICLDQGRGVHGLIGHTQPRRLAARTVADRIAQELGTELGDVVGYQVRFADQVSDRSLVKLMTDGILLAELQTDRMLRQYDTIIVDEAHERSLNIDFILGYLRQLLPRRPDLKVVITSATIETDRFARHFADAEGTPAPVVEVSGRTYPVEVRYRPLVEAGEDEDDTDEEHVRDQIQAIGDAVQELAAEGPGDILVFLSGEREIRDTADALGKLVPHRPALRNTEILPLYARLSTAEQHRVFAPHSGRRIVLATNVAETSLTVPGIRYVVDPGTARISRYSNRLKVQRLPIEPISQASANQRTGRCGRTSDGICIRLYDEPDFQSRSEFTDPEILRTNLASVILQMTAIGLGDVAAFPFIDPPDRRNITDGVNLLHELGALNPTEPDPAKRLTPLGRRLAQLPVDPRLARMVLEGERNGCATEVVVIAAALSIQDPRERPVDKQAQADQAHARFADQESDFVAYLNLWRYLREQQRARSSSGFRRMCRSEYLNYLRVREWQDIVSQLRQALRTPERNRPRGGPTADGNGRRGGGADLPEEIDTTKVHQSLLAGLLSHVGLKDTQRNEYLGARGARFALFPGSALAKKPPRWVMAAELVETTRLWGRVNGRIEPEWVEPIAQHLVKRSYSEPHWEKRQAAVMAYEKVTLYGVPIVTSRKVNFGRIDPVTSRELFVRHALVEGDWQTHHQFWRDNQRLLHEVTELENRVRRRDILVDDETIFQFYDERIPADVVSGRHFDAWWKRERRQRPDLLTFTRELLVNAGRDGVDGVGYPDEWRADGVRLPLTYRFDPGTATDGVTVDIPLPLLNQVPAESFEWQVPGLREELVVALIRSLPKAVRRNFVPVPDYARAVLAELSAGEEDLLDALTRQLRRMTGVSVPRDAWDVAKLPPHLRVTFRVLGEDDRPVAESKDLPALRRQLTAEVRQVVAAAAPDVARTGLTEWEIGTLPRTIEQVRAGYAVTAYPALVDEGATVGVRVFDSPAEQETAHWAGTRRLLRLNAPSPAKFLQGRLSNEAKLALSRNPHGGVPALIEDAAGAAIDKLTVDAGGPAWDADGFAALRSTVRAGLVDTVVEVMERVRGVLAAGYVIEQRLGATRNLAVVAALADVRGQLTGLIHPGFITETGYARLPDLRRYLTAIERRLDRLPGNPVRDKQQQDRIAVVQREYADLLAALPPAKRRSVAVRQIRWMIEELRVNVFAQALGTPYPVSEQRIYRAMDSAEDH